A genomic segment from Truepera sp. encodes:
- a CDS encoding ABC transporter ATP-binding protein yields the protein MGGSAGVPFTASSNRPEAEPTALLEVERLTKRFQGLVALNDVSFKLYPGEILGLIGPNGAGKTTLISVVSGTLQPTSGHVRFAGRSLHRQPAYQRARLGIGRTFQIMKPFPDLSVLDNVTVGALFGASGERNMGRAREEARHWLDFVGLGAKASSQAEDLGGPERKRLELAKALAMKPRLLLLDEVMAGLNQVEIEEVIDLVRKIRDSGTTLLIIEHVVKAIRSLSDKILVLQYGAKIAEGAPEDVLRDPKVIEAYLGRRRG from the coding sequence GTGGGCGGGTCGGCGGGCGTACCTTTCACCGCATCCTCGAACCGACCCGAGGCTGAGCCCACGGCGCTGCTCGAGGTCGAACGCCTCACGAAGCGCTTCCAAGGACTCGTGGCGTTGAACGACGTCAGCTTCAAGCTGTACCCAGGCGAGATATTGGGGCTCATCGGCCCCAACGGCGCCGGCAAGACCACGCTGATCAGCGTCGTCAGCGGCACCCTGCAACCGACCAGCGGCCACGTGCGCTTCGCGGGCCGGTCGCTGCACAGGCAGCCCGCGTACCAGCGCGCCCGCCTCGGCATCGGCCGCACCTTCCAGATCATGAAACCGTTCCCGGACCTGAGCGTGCTCGACAACGTCACCGTGGGCGCGCTCTTCGGAGCGAGCGGCGAGCGGAACATGGGCAGGGCCAGAGAGGAAGCCCGACATTGGCTCGATTTCGTCGGTCTCGGCGCCAAAGCGTCCAGCCAGGCCGAAGACTTGGGTGGGCCGGAGCGAAAACGGCTCGAGCTGGCCAAGGCTCTCGCCATGAAGCCCAGGCTGCTGCTGCTCGACGAGGTGATGGCCGGGCTCAACCAGGTCGAGATCGAAGAGGTAATCGACCTGGTGCGCAAGATCCGCGACTCGGGCACCACCCTCCTCATCATCGAGCACGTGGTCAAGGCCATCCGCAGCCTCTCCGACAAGATCCTCGTGTTGCAGTATGGAGCGAAGATCGCCGAAGGCGCGCCCGAGGACGTGTTGCGAGACCCCAAAGTCATCGAGGCGTACCTGGGCCGGAGGCGAGGATGA
- a CDS encoding ABC transporter ATP-binding protein: protein MSVLLAVAELRARYGEAEVLKGISFDIQPGEIVALVGSNGVGKTTLLRSLSRLIPSSGRIEFAGRPLPATPDAVFASGLVQVPEGRQLFDRMSVEDNLLMGAYRREGGPTVQADLARVYELFPILKDRRKQLAGSMSGGEQQMCALARGLMAAPKLLLVDEMSLGLAPVIVERLLDILTTIREQGVTVFMAEQDVHSALSIADRAYVLAQGQVVLQGSAAELLHDPEVQRAYLGF, encoded by the coding sequence ATGAGCGTATTACTCGCCGTGGCGGAGCTTCGGGCCCGGTACGGCGAGGCCGAGGTCCTCAAGGGGATATCGTTCGACATCCAACCCGGCGAGATCGTAGCGCTGGTGGGCAGCAACGGCGTCGGCAAGACCACTCTGCTGAGGTCGCTTTCGCGCTTGATACCCAGCAGCGGGCGCATCGAGTTCGCCGGCCGGCCGCTCCCGGCGACGCCCGACGCGGTCTTCGCCTCAGGACTGGTCCAGGTGCCGGAAGGGCGGCAACTCTTCGATCGCATGAGCGTCGAGGACAACTTGCTCATGGGCGCCTACCGGCGCGAAGGCGGCCCCACCGTCCAGGCCGACTTGGCCCGCGTGTACGAGCTGTTCCCTATCCTGAAGGACCGCCGGAAGCAACTGGCAGGCAGCATGTCCGGCGGCGAACAGCAGATGTGCGCCCTGGCCCGCGGCCTGATGGCCGCCCCGAAGCTGCTCCTGGTAGATGAGATGAGCTTGGGCCTGGCGCCCGTAATCGTCGAGAGGCTGCTCGACATCCTCACCACCATCCGCGAGCAGGGGGTAACCGTCTTCATGGCCGAGCAGGACGTGCATAGCGCGCTGTCCATCGCCGACCGCGCCTACGTGCTGGCTCAGGGCCAGGTGGTGTTGCAAGGATCTGCGGCGGAGCTGTTACACGACCCGGAAGTACAGCGGGCGTACCTCGGCTTCTGA
- a CDS encoding VOC family protein gives MRSVNPYLNFTGNAREAFEFYRSVFGGEFAYLSTIRDGGGNTAGIPEAELDWVRHVSLPLTDSVALMGSDVPSTMAQGFTVGSNSYLSIETDDTSEAKRLYDALVEGGSVEVPLKETDFAEAYASLVDKFGIRWLLIYEGRKRKESPA, from the coding sequence ATGAGGTCAGTCAACCCGTACCTGAACTTCACCGGCAACGCCCGGGAGGCGTTCGAGTTCTACCGGAGCGTGTTCGGTGGCGAGTTCGCTTACCTCTCGACCATCCGCGACGGCGGCGGCAACACGGCGGGCATCCCGGAGGCGGAGCTGGACTGGGTACGGCACGTGTCGCTCCCGCTCACCGACAGCGTCGCTCTCATGGGAAGCGACGTTCCCAGCACCATGGCGCAAGGGTTCACCGTGGGCAGTAACAGCTACCTCTCCATCGAGACCGATGACACCTCGGAAGCGAAGCGCCTTTACGACGCTTTGGTCGAAGGTGGCAGCGTGGAGGTGCCGCTTAAGGAGACGGACTTCGCTGAGGCGTACGCCAGCCTGGTCGACAAGTTTGGGATCCGCTGGCTTCTCATCTATGAAGGCCGCAAGCGGAAGGAGAGCCCGGCCTAG
- a CDS encoding DMT family transporter: MSSSRARAVLQALFVTFLWSTSWVLIKFGLDEIPALTFAGLRYALAFLLLLPLLGRRDVRLSIARLSRREWLLLVALGVVMYTLTQGAQFLALDRLPAQTTSLVLSFSPVVVAFLGVALLAERPAPAQGVGVLLFVVGAVTFLYPASFPQSQVIGVMIAVAGLFANAGAAVLGRYVNRAATLPAAVVTIISMGVGSALLLGAGVGTQGLPDLTLRGWAIVAWLAAVNTAFAFTLWNVTLRKLSAMESSIINNTMLIQIAILAWVFLGEGLGLRQMLGLVLAAAGTLVVQLGGGYAARREESRLGLRD; encoded by the coding sequence GTGTCGTCGTCCCGCGCTCGCGCCGTTCTGCAGGCCCTGTTCGTTACGTTCCTCTGGTCCACGTCTTGGGTGCTGATAAAGTTCGGCCTTGACGAGATCCCGGCCCTCACCTTCGCGGGTCTGCGCTATGCCCTCGCGTTTCTGCTGCTCTTGCCGCTCCTGGGTCGCCGGGATGTGCGCCTGTCGATCGCGCGTTTGTCGCGACGCGAGTGGCTGCTCTTGGTGGCACTCGGGGTCGTCATGTATACCCTGACGCAGGGCGCGCAGTTCCTGGCCCTCGACCGTCTGCCGGCGCAGACTACGAGCCTCGTCCTCAGTTTTTCGCCCGTGGTGGTGGCGTTCCTTGGCGTGGCCCTGCTCGCCGAGCGCCCAGCACCGGCACAGGGCGTGGGGGTGCTGCTGTTCGTGGTGGGGGCCGTCACCTTCCTCTACCCCGCGTCGTTCCCGCAGAGTCAGGTGATCGGCGTGATGATCGCCGTAGCCGGACTCTTCGCTAACGCCGGAGCCGCCGTCTTGGGGCGTTACGTCAACCGGGCGGCGACGTTGCCGGCTGCCGTGGTGACCATCATCAGCATGGGCGTCGGCTCGGCGCTGCTACTTGGCGCCGGGGTTGGCACACAGGGTTTGCCGGACCTGACGCTGCGTGGCTGGGCGATCGTGGCGTGGCTGGCGGCGGTGAACACCGCGTTCGCGTTCACGCTTTGGAACGTCACGCTGCGGAAGCTCTCAGCGATGGAGTCCAGCATCATCAACAACACGATGCTCATCCAGATCGCCATTCTTGCCTGGGTCTTCCTGGGTGAAGGCTTGGGTCTGCGCCAGATGCTGGGCCTCGTTCTCGCAGCGGCCGGCACGTTGGTCGTGCAGCTCGGCGGAGGGTACGCAGCGAGGCGGGAGGAGAGTCGATTGGGGCTACGGGATTGA
- a CDS encoding ABC transporter ATP-binding protein, whose amino-acid sequence MSTLSEPSTKSAIQEALLSARGLTRVHKKGAREITALRDANLTITQGEYVAITGPSGSGKSTLLSLLGLLDRSSSGVYRIGGRDASGLGDRAASALRNEVIGFVFQGFHLISHLSAWRNVALPLSYARRRPGPTAQERKARSFAALDSVGMLEHADHLPRELSGGQEQRVAIARALVTEPKLILADEPTGNLDSNSRDEILSLFENANQLGVTIILVTHDPYVASRAHRIVQLKDGIVIN is encoded by the coding sequence GTGTCGACGCTCAGCGAGCCCTCAACAAAATCCGCCATTCAGGAGGCGCTTCTTTCTGCGCGGGGCCTGACGCGCGTTCACAAAAAGGGCGCTCGCGAAATCACGGCTCTAAGAGATGCCAACCTCACGATCACCCAAGGTGAGTACGTAGCCATTACCGGTCCGTCTGGTTCGGGCAAGTCCACCTTGTTAAGCCTGCTCGGCCTGCTAGACCGCTCCAGCTCAGGCGTCTATAGAATCGGAGGACGGGATGCTTCCGGCCTAGGCGACCGAGCCGCTTCCGCACTGCGAAACGAGGTGATCGGGTTCGTATTCCAGGGATTCCATCTCATTTCACACCTCAGTGCTTGGCGCAACGTGGCCTTGCCCTTGTCATACGCGAGGCGGCGGCCCGGCCCAACTGCACAGGAACGAAAGGCCCGATCCTTTGCAGCGCTGGATTCGGTCGGCATGTTGGAACATGCGGACCACCTTCCGCGTGAGCTTTCGGGAGGTCAGGAGCAGCGTGTCGCCATCGCTCGTGCGCTTGTAACCGAGCCAAAGCTCATTCTCGCGGACGAGCCGACGGGCAATCTTGATTCCAATTCGCGGGACGAGATTCTCTCGTTATTCGAGAACGCCAACCAGCTCGGCGTCACGATCATATTAGTCACTCACGATCCATACGTGGCCAGCCGAGCGCACCGAATAGTTCAACTGAAGGATGGAATAGTCATAAATTGA
- a CDS encoding ABC transporter permease: protein MQTVLAVLSVAIGVAAFGAVVGVREWQQQQLHDLAVEFAPNVLVVRFAPQPGFVLERGQDYGITYEEAMSLADLPGVERVAYIGGSSTQLGNNVRVTLVPVTEQLFEVLGLNLAAGRPLEERDAVIGLPVTVLGSVIATELFGSAKDAVGELVDAGGGSMFRIVGVLEPIPDQVGEFQRLDVAALHPFSSALSTFGEDFRPADSQAYVSFEPGQQAVAARSVREAVARLPIARATEVVASDVWLGSQAVFRNEVADELGRGSAWIVILALIATVGSLANALGLRAVDRAKSLAVSRAIGATAVRAAARVVIDGLIVGGAGTAVGVALLPLAVRFVGSGVDGVTVTGAAVVYAGGCGVLISLVAALVPALWTLKMPIYKALREQLSPPVWDGIALTGMAAGALALVVASAIGVGTLDWFQNRLSEIGGDRLVVSTAILGARTSVYPPPPLDSIDARAIASLPGVAGFAASTAEGVSLVTPLAGGEGTSPVVAYNVDRAFFDIFPRPLLVGRVPEEPTEVIIGPDIAELAFPGVAIADVVGQNLQLGSAGGFGEASSRGEAEVVGIYASQPVVSIGDLYDSVIVRLRDQEMPIGGSLVTDFHVVVEARTDHSQVIATIAQVIDERHGAAYAPAVVHEPAGDLSMARSTMANVATAWRAIAWLSFVIGGVGLATIVSVRLLRSRPEHALKRALGAPIARIAADSIVAALRISSAAAVVGVVVALGVSYWVATLAPWEFTIPILPTLLAFLVALGVGLVAVIFPIVALSRFSPWSVLRSE, encoded by the coding sequence ATGCAGACCGTGTTAGCGGTGCTGTCGGTCGCCATCGGCGTAGCTGCTTTTGGTGCTGTTGTTGGCGTTAGGGAGTGGCAGCAACAGCAACTCCACGACCTCGCTGTCGAGTTCGCGCCCAATGTCTTGGTCGTTCGCTTTGCGCCTCAACCAGGTTTCGTCTTGGAGCGTGGCCAGGATTACGGCATTACTTACGAAGAGGCGATGTCACTCGCCGATTTGCCGGGTGTTGAGCGTGTGGCGTATATAGGTGGGAGCTCGACGCAGTTGGGTAACAACGTTCGGGTCACGCTTGTCCCGGTAACCGAGCAACTCTTCGAGGTGTTGGGGCTAAACCTTGCCGCGGGGCGGCCGCTCGAGGAACGCGACGCTGTCATCGGCTTGCCCGTCACCGTGCTCGGTTCCGTAATCGCTACAGAACTCTTCGGTAGTGCCAAGGACGCAGTAGGAGAACTGGTTGACGCTGGCGGGGGATCGATGTTTCGTATAGTCGGTGTGCTCGAGCCGATCCCTGATCAGGTAGGAGAGTTCCAGCGCTTGGACGTGGCCGCATTGCACCCATTCTCCTCGGCACTCTCTACGTTCGGTGAGGACTTCAGGCCGGCCGATTCGCAGGCCTACGTCAGCTTCGAGCCAGGCCAGCAGGCCGTAGCCGCTCGGAGCGTACGCGAGGCAGTCGCGCGTCTACCCATAGCGCGGGCGACCGAAGTCGTGGCCTCCGACGTTTGGCTCGGTAGCCAGGCGGTGTTCCGTAACGAAGTGGCTGACGAGCTTGGTCGTGGTTCAGCCTGGATCGTAATTCTCGCCCTAATCGCGACAGTCGGAAGTTTGGCGAACGCACTAGGTCTAAGAGCTGTCGATAGAGCGAAGTCACTTGCCGTGAGCAGGGCGATCGGAGCTACTGCCGTCAGAGCGGCCGCGCGCGTAGTGATTGACGGTCTAATCGTAGGTGGTGCCGGCACTGCCGTGGGCGTGGCACTGTTGCCTCTGGCGGTACGTTTTGTGGGCTCAGGTGTTGATGGTGTGACAGTCACGGGCGCCGCGGTAGTATACGCGGGAGGTTGCGGGGTGCTCATCTCTCTCGTGGCCGCTTTAGTTCCTGCATTGTGGACGTTGAAGATGCCGATCTACAAGGCGTTGCGTGAGCAGCTGTCGCCGCCAGTCTGGGACGGTATCGCGCTTACGGGGATGGCTGCGGGAGCCCTTGCTCTCGTAGTGGCCTCAGCCATCGGTGTTGGTACTCTCGACTGGTTTCAGAACCGCCTAAGTGAGATTGGTGGTGACAGGCTTGTAGTCAGCACCGCGATTCTCGGCGCACGAACGTCCGTCTACCCCCCGCCCCCTTTGGATTCCATTGACGCGAGGGCCATAGCTTCTCTGCCTGGGGTAGCCGGGTTCGCCGCTTCCACCGCGGAAGGTGTCTCTTTGGTCACCCCACTTGCCGGCGGTGAAGGAACTTCGCCTGTGGTGGCTTACAACGTGGATCGCGCCTTCTTCGATATCTTCCCACGGCCGCTACTCGTTGGCCGAGTGCCTGAGGAGCCAACCGAGGTGATCATCGGCCCTGATATAGCTGAACTGGCGTTTCCCGGTGTTGCTATCGCCGATGTGGTTGGTCAGAATCTCCAGCTTGGAAGTGCCGGGGGCTTCGGAGAAGCGTCCAGCCGCGGCGAGGCCGAAGTGGTAGGGATATACGCGAGTCAACCGGTTGTCTCCATAGGTGACCTGTACGACTCGGTCATTGTGAGGCTGCGCGATCAGGAAATGCCCATTGGTGGTTCACTCGTGACCGACTTCCATGTGGTCGTTGAGGCGAGGACGGACCATAGCCAAGTGATAGCGACAATCGCCCAGGTGATTGACGAGCGTCACGGAGCTGCGTACGCGCCTGCGGTTGTACACGAACCGGCGGGCGACCTTAGCATGGCTCGCTCAACTATGGCGAATGTGGCGACAGCGTGGCGTGCAATCGCATGGCTTTCATTCGTCATAGGTGGCGTAGGACTAGCCACAATCGTTTCTGTTCGGTTGCTCCGGAGCAGGCCTGAGCATGCCCTTAAGCGTGCGCTCGGAGCTCCTATTGCACGCATTGCTGCCGACTCTATCGTGGCTGCACTACGGATCTCCTCGGCAGCGGCTGTTGTAGGAGTTGTTGTCGCGCTTGGAGTGAGTTACTGGGTAGCGACGTTGGCGCCCTGGGAGTTCACGATTCCAATCTTGCCCACGCTGTTAGCGTTTCTCGTTGCGCTTGGCGTCGGCCTAGTCGCCGTCATCTTTCCAATTGTGGCGCTGAGTCGCTTTAGCCCTTGGAGCGTGTTGCGAAGTGAGTGA
- a CDS encoding ATP-binding protein, producing the protein MAKNKPLMHEVDVPQNPLSSVRALWDYALQREEAIRALKADVEEARAVTRRDYDKLTPTKRAEFDARRHRLALAPAVAGVPHLEAVNGLVATALDRARFSGTTTQGGVMVEGEAGVGKSTTITEIANRVLLKELGEAYGDAWRGEPPVRLRLRRRTVDGQTIEGQFVPVLVVSLHGSVGPKIFLELALKAYDSIGVPVEPLMGTVRGADLADKLSNLMANCGTVLVVIDEVHFIRDTGNGTETINYLKDLINRTNAVFLMAGVRQDRTLQFLDGRKVGAQEQLSRRFTRQEIGKLPDPVKSDDLRRVLQLMAWKTVLLDDPKAEWLTPQMVEYVFRRTGGVLQHVVALMHGAALLAIGRGERLSMGVFEEVQISYAAEQKYKPSRTGKTPRKKPGRGGRSAGDVR; encoded by the coding sequence ATGGCGAAGAACAAGCCGCTGATGCACGAGGTGGATGTGCCGCAGAATCCGCTGTCGAGCGTTCGTGCCCTGTGGGACTACGCGCTGCAGCGTGAGGAGGCGATTCGCGCCCTCAAGGCCGATGTCGAGGAGGCGCGTGCCGTGACGCGCCGCGATTACGACAAGCTCACGCCCACGAAGCGCGCTGAGTTCGACGCGCGCCGTCACCGTCTCGCCTTGGCGCCCGCGGTGGCCGGCGTACCCCACCTGGAAGCGGTCAACGGTCTGGTAGCCACGGCCCTGGACCGCGCACGGTTCTCAGGAACCACCACGCAGGGTGGTGTGATGGTCGAGGGCGAGGCGGGGGTCGGTAAGTCGACCACCATCACCGAGATCGCCAACCGGGTGCTGCTGAAGGAGCTCGGTGAGGCGTATGGCGACGCGTGGCGCGGCGAGCCCCCAGTTCGACTGCGCTTGCGGCGCCGCACCGTCGACGGGCAGACTATCGAAGGGCAGTTCGTCCCGGTCCTGGTCGTGTCGCTGCACGGCAGTGTCGGCCCCAAGATCTTCCTAGAGCTGGCGCTGAAGGCTTACGACTCCATAGGCGTGCCGGTGGAGCCGCTGATGGGGACGGTGCGCGGCGCCGACCTCGCTGACAAACTCTCCAACTTGATGGCCAATTGCGGGACCGTCCTGGTGGTGATCGACGAGGTGCACTTCATCCGCGACACCGGGAACGGGACCGAGACCATCAACTACCTCAAGGACCTGATCAACCGCACCAATGCGGTGTTCCTGATGGCAGGCGTTAGGCAGGATAGGACGCTGCAGTTCTTGGACGGTCGTAAGGTCGGCGCCCAGGAACAGCTCTCACGGCGCTTCACCCGGCAGGAAATCGGTAAGCTGCCGGACCCTGTTAAGAGTGACGATTTGCGCCGGGTGCTCCAACTGATGGCCTGGAAGACGGTATTGCTGGACGACCCCAAGGCCGAGTGGCTGACGCCACAAATGGTGGAGTACGTTTTCAGACGTACCGGAGGCGTACTGCAACACGTCGTCGCCCTCATGCATGGCGCCGCGCTACTCGCCATCGGCAGAGGCGAGCGCCTGAGCATGGGAGTGTTCGAAGAGGTGCAGATCAGCTACGCCGCTGAGCAGAAGTACAAGCCCAGCAGGACAGGCAAGACTCCGCGTAAGAAGCCAGGGCGCGGTGGAAGAAGCGCTGGAGATGTGCGCTGA